A window from Kwoniella pini CBS 10737 chromosome 1, complete sequence encodes these proteins:
- a CDS encoding metacaspase-1 produces the protein MSWNQYPGGNHQQQGNGGGYGYAPPPPQGYGGYAPPPPPPPPQQGYGGPPGGWNQAPPPPPMGYNNGPQQGYYNGPPQGGGQGQGGWAPPTGVPPRQNYHQTGAGFMPPSGPPQGGAGYTPPGYGGAAPARPPTNQQHYGPQLHGQNGQNAQPYFQYSQCSGRRKALCIGINYIGSSQALAGCINDARNVQKFLIERYHYKAEDIVMLTDDAQNPRQIPTRANIIQACQWLTQGAQPNDALFFHYSGHGGQTKDLDGDEDDGYDEVIYPLDHQRAGHIIDDDCEHTLLVKPLPAGCRLTAIFDSCHSGSCLDLPYIYSTEGTIKEPNLLAEAGQGLLGAGMSYLKGDTGGMIKGLMGLGKNLVNQNSDARKRTQETKTSPADVIMWSGCKDSQTSADTQEAGKATGAMSYAFIAALTKYPQQSYVQLLKTIRDELKGKYSQKPQLSASHPMDTNLLFIA, from the exons ATGTCGTGGAACCAATATCCAGGAggaaatcatcaacaacaaggtAATGGAGGAGGCTATGGATATGCgccaccaccacctcaaGGATATGGAGGGTACGcgcctcctcctcctcctcctcctcctcaacAGGGATATGGAGGTCCACCTGGAGGATGGAATCAggctcctccaccaccacctatGGG ATACAATAATGGACCTCAGCAAGGATATTATAATGGACCACCTCAAGGTGGAGGACAAGGACAAGGTGGATGGGCACCTCCAACTGGTGTTCCACCTAGgcaaaattatcatcagaCAGGTGCAGGTTTTATGCCACCCTCAGGTCCTCCACAAGGTGGAGCTGGATATACTCCACCAGGATATGGAGGAGCTGCACCAG CTCGACCACCTACTAATCAACAACATTACGGACCCCAATTACACGGACAAAACGGACAGAATGCTCAACCATATTTCCAATATTCACAAT GTAGTGGTCGACGAAAGGCATTATGT ATCGGTATAAATTACATCGGATCTTCTCAAGCTTTGGCAGGTTGTATCAATGATGCTCGTAATGTGCAAAAGTTCTTGATCG AACGATACCATTATAAAGCCGAAGATATTGTCATGCTCACTGACGACGCGCAAAACCCAAGACAAATCCCTACCAGAGCCAACATTATCCAAGCTTGTCAATGGTTAACTCAAGGCGCTCAACCTAACGACGCTCTATTCTTCCACTA TTCTGGACACGGAGGTCAGACAAAAGACTTGGATggagatgaggatgatggGTACGATGAGGTTATTTATCCATTGGATCATCAAAGAGCAGGACATATCATAGATGACGACTGTGA ACACACTCTCCTAGTCAAACCTCTTCCTGCAGGCTGTAGACTTACAGCTATCTTCGATTC GTGTCACTCCGGTTCATGTCTCGATTTACCTTACATATACTCGACTGAAGGAACAATCAAAGAACCCAATTTGCTTGCTGAGGCTGGACAAGGTTTACTTGGCGCAGGAATGAGCTACCTGAA GGGTGATACAGGAGGTATGATTAAAGGCTTGATGGG CCTCGGTAAAAACCTCgtcaatcaaaattctgATGCTCGAAAGAGAACTCAAGAAACCAAGACAAGTCCTGCGGACGTTATCATGTGGTCAGGGTGTAAAGACTCTCAAACT TCTGCTGATACTCAAGAAGCTGGAAAAGCAACTGGGGCTATGTCTTACGCTTTCATAGCTGCATTGACTAAATACCCTCAACAAAGTTATGTACAATTGTTGAAAACTATTAGAGATGAGTTGAAGGGTAAATATAGTCAAAAACCACAATTGTCCGCTTCTCACC CTATGGACACCAATCTTCTATTCATTGCTTAA